The following proteins come from a genomic window of Anaerobutyricum hallii:
- a CDS encoding threonine/serine exporter family protein, whose product MNWIQIISGFFGSVGFALLFHLRGKQVLVTALGGGLAWAVYIFSGLFISSYSVQFLISGAVLGIYIEIMAIYTKMPRTAYIAVGIIPLIPGAALYHTMYYFCQSNRSLGKEYALEALVTSVSIAAGLILAMDFWKALRRYFFKHKKQIV is encoded by the coding sequence ATGAACTGGATACAGATTATCAGCGGATTTTTTGGTTCCGTAGGATTTGCTCTGTTGTTTCATTTGAGAGGCAAACAGGTTTTAGTTACGGCATTAGGAGGAGGATTAGCCTGGGCAGTTTATATATTTTCCGGCTTGTTCATTTCTTCCTATAGTGTCCAGTTTTTGATTTCCGGAGCAGTTCTTGGAATTTATATAGAAATTATGGCAATCTATACTAAAATGCCAAGAACTGCTTATATCGCAGTAGGAATTATTCCCCTGATTCCGGGGGCGGCTTTATATCATACGATGTACTATTTTTGCCAGAGTAACAGGAGTCTTGGAAAAGAATATGCATTAGAAGCATTGGTTACTTCAGTATCCATTGCGGCGGGACTGATTTTAGCCATGGATTTTTGGAAAGCTTTGAGAAGGTATTTTTTTAAACATAAAAAACAAATAGTATAA
- a CDS encoding threonine/serine ThrE exporter family protein gives MDTRAATARENLQIILDIGEQMLSSGAEIGRVEDSIERMCRVLGAEAIECFAITYVIVVTISGENLPGLTEIRRVDQFDRNMHKLTLLNTLSRDICAEKIELKEARIRLETIDQASASSLYSKMFIFALISLSFTIFFGGSIVDALVSALIGVLIAPIDQFLLNKELNRFVQVFLCAASAGFLSNLAARIGVGISSELVSIGNIMIFIPGVIFTCAIQEFFSNNMLSGLTRFTEAIMLSLVVATGFVFVNVLLG, from the coding sequence GTGGATACACGGGCGGCAACAGCGAGAGAAAATTTACAGATTATACTGGATATAGGTGAACAAATGTTATCTTCGGGAGCGGAAATTGGTCGTGTAGAAGACAGCATTGAACGCATGTGTCGTGTATTGGGTGCAGAAGCGATTGAATGTTTTGCAATTACTTATGTTATTGTAGTGACAATCTCGGGAGAAAATCTTCCGGGATTGACGGAAATCAGACGTGTGGATCAATTTGATAGAAATATGCATAAACTGACCTTGTTAAATACATTGTCCAGAGATATTTGTGCAGAAAAAATCGAGTTAAAAGAAGCGAGAATCCGTTTGGAAACTATTGATCAGGCAAGTGCCAGTTCTCTTTATAGTAAAATGTTTATTTTTGCATTAATTTCTTTATCTTTTACGATTTTTTTCGGTGGAAGTATCGTGGATGCTCTTGTTTCTGCTCTGATTGGTGTACTGATCGCACCGATTGATCAATTTCTGCTTAATAAAGAATTGAATCGTTTCGTACAGGTATTTCTGTGTGCGGCATCAGCGGGATTTCTTTCAAATTTAGCAGCGAGGATAGGAGTAGGAATTTCCTCCGAATTGGTAAGTATTGGTAATATTATGATTTTTATTCCTGGTGTAATATTTACCTGTGCCATACAGGAGTTTTTTTCTAACAATATGCTGTCTGGACTTACAAGATTTACGGAGGCAATCATGTTGAGTCTTGTAGTTGCCACAGGTTTTGTCTTTGTAAACGTACTGCTGGGGTAA
- the hydA gene encoding dihydropyrimidinase, with translation MKKYDLLIKNGVVVTTTDMYACDVAVKDGKIAAMELNMDEAEAEKVCDVNGKLVLPGALDVHTHLQMPFGGTVSADSYLSGTRAAACGGVTTIFDYPVQHAGETILGLVNSKKEILEQDACVDYAMHCCITNLNDGEILEEMEQAVAEGITSFKCFLVYKKEGMMVDDATLARLLIRAKELGAMINVHAENPDLIDLNIEKFLKEGKTSAWYHYLSRPEFVEAEADKRAVHWAKHLDAPLYIVHMADKEGLEACIEAKRQGAEVYVETCPQYLEFTCDVYKREDGRNFVCSPPIKGQESQDALWQAIKAGLIDTVATDHCPFQSYEKDWGKDDFTKIPNGCAGVENLYPYMLDAANTGKISFQRVVALCATTPAKIFGCDNKGSLVVGKDADIVIYDKDKDFTITLDSMHSDYDHTIWEGKQLHGYPVQTYLRGQLVYDNGEFVGKPGMGQYIKRSPKK, from the coding sequence ATGAAAAAATATGATTTACTGATTAAAAATGGTGTTGTCGTTACTACAACAGATATGTATGCCTGTGATGTTGCCGTAAAAGATGGAAAGATTGCAGCTATGGAATTGAATATGGATGAAGCAGAGGCGGAAAAAGTCTGCGACGTCAATGGAAAACTGGTGCTTCCGGGTGCTTTGGATGTACATACACATTTACAGATGCCTTTTGGTGGAACAGTTTCTGCTGACAGTTATCTGTCAGGTACAAGAGCAGCAGCCTGTGGTGGTGTGACAACGATCTTCGATTATCCTGTGCAGCATGCAGGAGAAACAATCCTTGGTCTGGTAAATTCCAAAAAAGAAATTCTGGAACAGGATGCCTGTGTTGATTATGCGATGCATTGCTGTATTACCAATTTAAATGATGGAGAGATTCTAGAAGAGATGGAACAGGCAGTGGCAGAAGGTATCACAAGTTTTAAATGTTTCCTCGTTTACAAAAAAGAAGGAATGATGGTCGATGATGCGACTCTTGCCAGATTACTTATTCGTGCCAAAGAACTGGGTGCGATGATTAACGTGCATGCAGAAAACCCGGATCTTATTGATCTGAATATAGAAAAATTCCTGAAAGAAGGAAAGACAAGTGCCTGGTATCATTATTTGAGTCGTCCGGAGTTTGTAGAAGCGGAAGCAGATAAACGTGCCGTTCACTGGGCTAAACATCTTGATGCGCCGTTATATATCGTTCATATGGCAGATAAAGAAGGTTTGGAAGCCTGTATTGAAGCAAAACGTCAGGGTGCAGAAGTTTACGTGGAAACTTGTCCACAGTATCTAGAATTTACCTGTGATGTTTATAAGAGAGAAGATGGAAGAAACTTTGTATGTTCTCCTCCGATAAAGGGACAGGAAAGTCAGGATGCATTATGGCAGGCAATAAAAGCAGGTCTTATTGATACGGTTGCTACCGATCATTGTCCATTCCAGAGTTATGAAAAAGACTGGGGAAAAGACGACTTTACCAAAATTCCAAATGGCTGTGCCGGCGTGGAAAATCTGTATCCATACATGCTTGATGCAGCAAATACAGGAAAGATTTCTTTCCAGCGAGTAGTAGCACTTTGCGCTACTACACCAGCTAAAATTTTCGGCTGTGACAACAAAGGTTCTTTAGTTGTTGGAAAAGATGCAGATATCGTTATTTATGATAAAGACAAAGACTTTACCATCACGCTTGATTCTATGCATTCCGATTATGATCATACAATCTGGGAAGGTAAACAGCTGCATGGTTATCCGGTACAGACTTACTTAAGAGGACAGCTCGTTTATGATAATGGAGAATTCGTTGGTAAGCCTGGTATGGGTCAGTATATAAAACGTAGTCCGAAAAAATAA